From Myxococcus stipitatus, one genomic window encodes:
- a CDS encoding glycosyltransferase — translation MPFPQDIHFIWVGGRRPLANPTKGQWFKSWGELAMAWAKWAPSVDYSNLVHRILEWKKRTRPWNIHLWVETDRSITAEAASTLRGNGVEIHDITEVAGDFTEPWARYLADELCGQHANFGAASDLLRVAILLQQGGLYTDLDNFPAKNIQNLTTLSLNSDLAIGVFTDPKVPNNAALASAPGHEFMQRYLDGIVSQYERLYDANPETEEVDSLHLYSMTSLEHAFPTGNIGQPTRDQMTDWRVHQHRIVDRLNTTLNISGPRLLRWCLARQFFDYEDDFMQYQLSGEDAKWQGTQTTELITMNVGIPTDVIRITSENSWGGQPSQIGERQESLSRLLFP, via the coding sequence ATGCCTTTCCCTCAAGACATCCATTTCATCTGGGTCGGTGGCCGCCGACCGCTCGCGAATCCCACCAAGGGGCAATGGTTCAAGTCCTGGGGTGAGCTGGCCATGGCCTGGGCGAAGTGGGCGCCCTCCGTGGACTACAGCAACCTGGTCCACCGCATCCTCGAATGGAAGAAGCGGACCCGCCCCTGGAACATCCACCTGTGGGTGGAGACGGACCGCTCCATCACCGCCGAGGCCGCGAGCACCCTGCGCGGCAACGGCGTGGAGATTCACGACATCACCGAGGTGGCCGGGGACTTCACCGAGCCCTGGGCGCGCTACCTCGCCGACGAGCTGTGCGGCCAGCACGCGAACTTCGGGGCCGCCAGCGACCTGCTCCGCGTGGCCATCCTCCTCCAGCAGGGCGGGCTCTACACGGACCTCGACAACTTCCCGGCGAAGAACATCCAGAACCTCACGACGCTCTCGCTGAACTCGGACCTGGCCATTGGCGTGTTCACCGACCCCAAGGTGCCCAACAACGCGGCGCTGGCGTCCGCGCCGGGGCACGAGTTCATGCAGCGCTACCTGGACGGCATCGTGTCGCAGTACGAGCGGCTCTACGACGCGAACCCGGAGACGGAGGAGGTGGACTCGCTCCACCTCTATTCGATGACCTCCCTGGAGCACGCCTTCCCCACGGGCAACATCGGCCAGCCGACCCGGGACCAGATGACCGACTGGCGCGTCCACCAGCACCGCATCGTGGACCGGCTCAACACCACGCTCAACATCTCCGGGCCGCGGCTGTTGCGCTGGTGCCTGGCCCGACAGTTCTTCGACTACGAGGACGACTTCATGCAGTACCAGCTCAGCGGCGAAGACGCCAAGTGGCAGGGTACCCAGACGACCGAGCTCATCACCATGAACGTGGGCATCCCGACGGACGTCATCCGCATCACCTCCGAGAACTCCTGGGGCGGCCAGCCGTCGCAGATCGGCGAGCGCCAGGAGTCCCTCTCCCGGCTGCTGTTCCCCTGA
- a CDS encoding (2Fe-2S)-binding protein — MPAHQFILNGQTVSVESPADLPLLWVLRDMLGVTGPKYGCGVGVCGACTSHLDGAAFRPCIHPVGDMAGHEVTTIEGLGAQGLHPVQQAWLTEDVAQCGFCQPGQIMAAVALLRRNDRPSDADIDAAMSDNVCRCGTYVRIRAAIKRAAVLLRGGALPGNGP, encoded by the coding sequence ATGCCGGCCCATCAGTTCATCCTCAATGGCCAGACGGTGTCGGTGGAGTCGCCCGCGGACCTGCCCTTGTTGTGGGTGCTGCGCGACATGCTGGGCGTGACCGGGCCCAAGTATGGCTGTGGCGTGGGCGTGTGTGGCGCGTGCACCAGCCACCTGGATGGCGCGGCCTTCCGCCCCTGCATCCATCCAGTGGGCGACATGGCGGGCCACGAGGTGACCACCATCGAGGGGCTGGGCGCGCAGGGGCTGCACCCCGTGCAACAGGCGTGGCTCACGGAGGACGTGGCGCAGTGTGGCTTCTGCCAGCCCGGGCAGATCATGGCCGCCGTCGCCCTGTTGCGGCGCAACGACCGGCCCAGCGACGCGGACATCGACGCGGCGATGAGCGACAACGTCTGCCGGTGCGGGACCTATGTCCGCATCCGGGCGGCCATCAAGCGCGCGGCCGTGCTCCTGCGAGGCGGCGCGCTCCCGGGCAACGGGCCCTGA
- a CDS encoding xanthine dehydrogenase family protein molybdopterin-binding subunit: MADTLDSDIASPSGLDRRRFLTWVVAAPTLMVAARLGLEVPEARAAAPASEEDATALSLYIALQEDGRVVATLPRTEMGQGITTAVAMLVAEELDLPLDAVEVRGVGVDSRWLIQLTGLSSTMRYLAGPLRAAAADARARLVTAAARRWGVLAFTLTTAQGEVRAPDGRRVGYGELAGEAAQVLLPAVSPLPKSAAEYTLVGRPTGRIDARDIVTGAARYAMDLDVPGALPAVVARPPTLRGTVQAFDDAAARTMPGVVGVVRLPSGVAVAARTFAQALAARDALRITWAPGPASALSDADIRTRLQEAIGPRPLAPLFTTRTLEGRFDFPYLAHATMETQSCVARVEGTQAEVWIGAQDPKYLRREVAKALGWELAPQRVTVNVIRAGGGFGRRFFGEAAVEAALVSRALGQPVKLMWTRNDDMRHGHFRPASHHRILAYLGLGGSILGWNHRAAIPTVELPHGFGDAVTALAGELLPEVTSAVFFGLSQHLPYRFGLVSQEVREPAIPIPTGSFRSVFTSQVGVANEVFVDQLARELQQDPVELRRARLSSSRLRAVLDKVVAEGQWGRALPTGVAQGVAVLEEWDSAIAHLVEVDVTGEVPRVLRIVIAADVGLPINPKGIEAQLQGAAVDAMSTTLSAGIHIDAGAVREGSFADYHWLRMKHVPSDIQVHLVRSDDRVGGVGELGYPSAAAALANAIARARGTMPTRFPILDEGV, encoded by the coding sequence ATGGCGGATACGCTCGATTCGGACATCGCCTCGCCCTCGGGGCTGGACCGGCGTCGGTTCCTGACCTGGGTGGTGGCCGCGCCCACGCTGATGGTCGCGGCCCGGCTGGGGCTGGAGGTTCCAGAAGCGCGGGCGGCAGCGCCCGCCTCGGAGGAGGACGCGACGGCGCTGAGCCTCTACATCGCCCTCCAGGAGGATGGGCGCGTCGTCGCCACCCTGCCTCGCACGGAGATGGGCCAGGGCATCACCACGGCGGTGGCGATGCTCGTCGCGGAGGAGCTGGACCTGCCGCTCGACGCCGTCGAGGTGCGCGGCGTCGGCGTGGATTCACGGTGGCTCATCCAGCTCACCGGCCTGTCCTCGACGATGCGTTACCTCGCCGGCCCTCTGCGCGCGGCGGCCGCGGACGCGCGGGCGCGGCTGGTCACCGCCGCGGCGCGGCGCTGGGGCGTGCTGGCCTTCACCCTCACCACGGCCCAGGGCGAGGTGCGAGCCCCCGACGGCCGACGGGTGGGCTATGGCGAGCTGGCCGGGGAAGCGGCCCAGGTGCTCCTGCCCGCCGTCTCCCCACTGCCCAAGTCCGCGGCGGAGTACACCCTCGTGGGCCGCCCCACGGGGCGCATCGACGCGCGGGACATCGTCACCGGCGCGGCCCGCTATGCGATGGACCTCGACGTGCCCGGGGCGCTCCCCGCCGTGGTGGCGCGGCCCCCCACGCTTCGAGGCACGGTCCAGGCCTTCGACGACGCCGCGGCCCGGACGATGCCCGGCGTGGTGGGCGTGGTGCGTCTGCCCTCGGGGGTGGCCGTGGCGGCGCGGACGTTCGCGCAGGCCCTCGCCGCCCGTGACGCCCTGCGCATCACCTGGGCGCCGGGCCCCGCCAGCGCCCTGTCCGACGCGGACATCCGGACACGGCTCCAGGAGGCCATCGGTCCGCGCCCCCTCGCTCCGCTGTTCACGACCCGCACGCTGGAGGGGCGCTTCGACTTCCCGTACCTCGCGCACGCCACCATGGAGACGCAGAGCTGCGTGGCGCGGGTCGAGGGCACCCAGGCGGAGGTCTGGATTGGCGCGCAGGACCCGAAGTACCTGCGGCGCGAGGTCGCCAAGGCGCTGGGCTGGGAGCTGGCGCCCCAGCGCGTCACCGTGAACGTCATCCGGGCGGGAGGCGGGTTCGGTCGCAGGTTCTTCGGCGAGGCCGCCGTGGAGGCCGCGCTCGTGTCCCGCGCGCTCGGCCAGCCGGTGAAGCTGATGTGGACGCGCAACGACGACATGCGCCACGGGCACTTCCGCCCGGCGAGCCACCACCGCATCCTCGCCTACCTGGGGCTCGGCGGGAGCATCCTCGGGTGGAACCACCGGGCGGCCATTCCCACCGTCGAGCTCCCGCACGGCTTCGGCGACGCCGTCACCGCCCTGGCCGGTGAGCTGCTCCCGGAGGTGACGAGCGCGGTGTTCTTCGGGCTCAGCCAGCACCTGCCCTACCGCTTCGGGCTGGTGAGCCAGGAGGTGCGCGAGCCCGCGATTCCCATCCCCACGGGTTCGTTCCGGTCGGTGTTCACCAGCCAGGTGGGCGTGGCGAACGAGGTCTTCGTGGACCAGCTGGCGCGCGAGCTCCAGCAGGACCCGGTCGAGCTGCGGCGGGCGCGGCTGTCCTCCAGTCGTCTGCGGGCGGTCCTGGACAAGGTCGTCGCGGAGGGGCAGTGGGGGCGCGCGCTGCCGACCGGGGTCGCCCAGGGGGTCGCGGTGCTCGAGGAGTGGGACAGCGCCATCGCGCACCTCGTCGAGGTGGACGTCACCGGCGAGGTGCCCCGGGTGCTGCGCATCGTCATCGCCGCGGACGTCGGCCTGCCCATCAACCCGAAGGGCATCGAGGCCCAGCTCCAGGGCGCCGCCGTGGACGCGATGTCCACCACCCTGAGCGCGGGCATCCACATCGACGCGGGCGCGGTGCGCGAGGGCAGCTTCGCGGACTACCACTGGCTGCGGATGAAGCACGTCCCGTCGGACATCCAGGTGCACCTGGTCCGCTCGGACGACCGCGTGGGAGGCGTGGGCGAGCTCGGCTATCCGAGCGCCGCCGCGGCCCTGGCCAACGCCATCGCGCGGGCCCGGGGCACCATGCCCACCCGCTTCCCCATCCTCGACGAGGGAGTCTGA